A single Bufo bufo chromosome 6, aBufBuf1.1, whole genome shotgun sequence DNA region contains:
- the AVPI1 gene encoding arginine vasopressin-induced protein 1: MSAQYLSGCSIMGTPASVISAPAAAAAWQAPEPRTRKKASANIFKDIDLLQIQTLFRTNGDELADERAQIIYNYAGDRHVADALIKLRRKKRNKGFRLSHQKRRSDGIGGLSVQNFSKLCIKEDGNSGEEDPPQPVGDAQDRPALCGAKKSSGIHRQKNKLRLHQKRQIPDYLHQIRR, from the exons ATGTCTGCACAG TATTTGTCAGGCTGTTCCATCATGGGCACGCCAGCTTCTGTCATCAGCGcccctgcagcagcagcagcgtggCAGGCCCCAGAACCACGGACCAGGAAAAAGGCCTCAGCCAACATTTTCAAAGACATTGACCTCCTGCAGATACAGACTCTCTTCCGCACCAACGGGGACGAGCTCGCGGATGAACGAGCTCAGATCATCTACAACTACGCCGGAGACAGGCACGTCGCAGACGCCTTGATCAAGCTCCGGAGAAAGAAGAGGAACAAGGGCTTTCGTTTATCGCATCAGAAACGGAGAAGTGATGGAATCGGAGGACTGTCTGTGCAAAACTTCAGTAAACTCTG CATTAAAGAAGATGGGAATTCTGGGGAGGAGGACCCCCCTCAGCCCGTCGGTGATGCTCAAGATAGGCCAGCACTCTGCGGGGCCAAGAAATCTTCTGGAATCCACAGACAAAAGAATAAACTAAGACTGCACCAGAAGAGGCAGATCCCAGACTACCTGCACCAAATCAGGCGATGA